The genomic DNA GCAGGCGGTGGGTGATGAGGGGGGTGAGGTCCACCCGGCCCGAGTAGACCAAGGCGGTGCCCTGCATCCAGGTTTGCCAAAGCCGCCGGCCGGCGATGCCGTAGGCGGTGATCCCCCGCATGACCAACTCCCCCGCCAGGTCGAAGCGGATGGGGTCTGAAGGGATGCCGAGAATCCGGGCCTCGCCCCCCGGGATCAGGGCCATGAGGCCCTGGTGGATGGCACTTTCGTTCCCGGAAAACTCTAGCAGCACCTCTACCCCACTCCCCGTGACCTCCCGCACCACCTGGAGGAGGTCCTCCTCCAGGGGGTTCACCAGACGGTCCGCATAGGGCTTGGCGAAGGCCAGGCGGTAGGGGTTGGGGTCGGAGACGAGAATGGGCCCCGCCCCGCTCGCCCGGGCCACCATGGCCGCCATGAGGCCGATGGGCCCCGCTCCCGTGATGAGAACGCTCTTGCCCGAAACCCCGCTTCCGGCGTAGACCGTGTGCACGGCGTTGCCGAAGGGCTCCAGGATGGCAGCCACCTCAAAGGGCAGGTCCTTGGGGTTGACCCAGGCGTTCTCCGCCGGCACCACCACGTACTCAGCGAACCCTCCGTCCCGGTCCACCCCCAGGATCTCCGTGTTCAGGCAGACGTGGTAGTTGCCCGTGCGGCAAGCGGGGCAGGCGTGGCAGACGATGTGGCTTTCCAGGCTCACGTGGTCCCCCACCTGGGGGCGCTTGACCCCAGGGCCCACGGCCTCCACCACGCCGCTGAACTCGTGCCCGGTGATGAGGGGAGGACGGACCCTCCCCCTGGCCCAGGCGTCCCACTTCCAGATGTGGAGGTCGGTGCCGCAGATGCTCGCCGCCTCCACCCGCACCAAAACCTCCCCCGGGCCCGGCTCGGGGCGGGGACGTTCCACCAGGGTTAGGCCTTCTTCCGGGGCCAGCTTGGCCAAAGCGCGCATACCGGGCCATGCTACCACCGATAAAGGGCGCCCACGCTAAAGCGCACGCTCTCGCCACTTTCCACGCCTATGGAAAGACCCAGGGTAGGTGTAAGCTCGTATCCAAGCTGAAAAGCGACCGTCTGGTAAGCACCTTCCCCCACCGGGAACCGGGAACTCAAGGAAAGGGTCAGTCTATCCTGGCGGTACTGGGCAAACACGCTTTGTGCTCCTCGCAGGTCTACCTCGTACCCCAAAAACAAATTTGGTGTTACGTATTTGCCCACCGAAAAGCGGGTATCCTCCAACTGCCCACCCTGGAACAGCGGCGCGCGTATCTGGAATTGATCGAGTCCCAAGACCCGTCCAAGCTCCTGCTCCAGTTGACCCACAAGTAGGCTCTCCAACGCCGCACTCAAAACGGTTTGGGGTAAAGCATCCAAAACCTGATTTAGATCCGGGGTACCCAGGATCAAAAGGGAATAGGCTTCCAGTTCGCTTAGCTCGGGCTCTGTGGTCAGCTTGGGATCCAAGCGAAGCTTTACCCGGCCATTTTCACGGAAAAAGCCCCCTTCTGCCTGAAGGTGCAAGACGTAGCCCCGTGCCTGGCCAGTGGCCCGAAGGGTGAACTCAGGCAGGATACCCAGGCTGGGACTAAAGCGTATGGCACTTCCTTCAGGCACAACGTTGAAAAGCACGTCCCACAAGCGGAAAGTGCCCCGAAGAGGACGGGCCTCTCCTGAAAGGTAGGGATCCTGGTAGGGCCCACCCAAGTACACCTCCCCACCTACCTCACCTTGAACCAAACTCTCCTGGACAAGAACGCCTCTTTCCGCATACAAACGAACGTTCTCAAACACCAAGGGAAGCGGCTGCGAAGGACCAGCCTCCTTCGGCCCCCTAGCCTCGTTTTCCCGAGCCGAAGAGAAGACGAGACGGGCACGCAATACCTCGGCATTAGCGGTCAGGTGGTAATTACCTCCTTCTTGGTACAAGAAGAAACCTTTCACGTCCAAGAGGCCCTCCTGCAAGTAAAGGCTAGGATAGGTCAGGGTCAATCGGCCATAACCAGCAAGACGTAACGGAAAAAGGGTTCCCTGGGCTTCTAACCCTCCCAGACGAACCTCCAAGAGACCTGTGGGGTAGCGGAAGACCACCTCCGCCGGGGTGGCCTCCTTGAGCCCGGGAAGGGACACCTCCCCCTTGGCGCTCACCCGGAAGTCTTCCAAGCGGCCCTCGAGGCCCAGCCTGGCCTGCCCCGGGAAGGGGGCCGTGAGGGTGAGCTCCCCTTCCGCCTTGGCCCCTCCATCCAGGGACAGGAGCCCCTCGGGCACGTACCCGGCCACCGGGCCTAGCCGGAAGCGGAAGTCCTTGAAGCCCACCTGGAAGCTTTCTCCTTTCAGGCGCAGGCTCAGGCTCCCCGAGCCCTCGGGACGGTAGGGCTTGAGGGCCGGCACCACCTGGAGCACGGGGGTGAAGACCGTGTCCTTCAGGTTCAGGTAAAGGTCGCTTCCCTGGGGGCTCCAGTACCCCCCGCCCTCCCACACGCCCCGGCCCGCCAAGCGCAAGGCCTCCACCCACACCTTTCCCCCCTCGAGGCGGAAGGCCGCCCGTCCCCTAAGCTCATCCTCCCCACCCCGGAAGACCAGGCTCTCCCCCACCAAAACCCCTTCCCCCCGCCAAGGGTCAGCCAGGGGCACCCGGAGGCGCACCGCCCCCGTCCAGTAGGCCTCCCCCTCCAAGGGCCCCGCCACCGCGGCCAGGAGAAGGTGGAGGGGGAAGCCTCGAGGGCTTGCCGTAAGGTCCAGCCTTTCCCCTTCCAGGGCCACCCGGAAGGGGGTTTCCCCCAGGCGCCCTTCCCCAGAGAGGCCCCCCGGCCCCAGGCGCCCCTTGAAGCTCAAGGAAAGGCGCGTGCCCGCCACCTCCACCGCCCCCGAGACCGCCCCCTCCGCCCCGCCCCCCTTCAGGGCGAGGCTTCCGGAAACCCGCCCCTTGAGGTAGGGGGTGTAGCGGCCCAGGAAGTCCTCCAGGGCCGCCTCCTGGAGGGTGAGGTCCAGGGCCAAGGGGAGGAGGGTCCCCTGGGCTTCCACCCGGCCCACACCCCCCGCCAAGACCCCCTCCACCCGAAGCCCCTCTCCCAAGATCCGGCCCTGGAAGCGGCTTTCCAGGGGGGGAAGGGGTAGGTCCACCCTAAGCTCGCCCCCGGGCGGGTAGGCGAGGCGACCCTCCAGGTAGGGCCCCGTAGCGGTGAGCTCAGCGGAGAGGAGGCGCCCCTCTAGGCGCACCTCCTGCTCCCCCGCCCGGTAGTCCAGGCGGTAGGCCCCGTCCAGGCCCACCTCTCCTCCAAGGCGCCCCGCCCCCGCCGCCCACCAGGGGAAGGCGGGGTGCTCCCCCTCTATCCCCACCTTGGCCCCTTCCCCCTGGAGGCGAAGGGCCACGCCCCCCACCTCCAAGGCCAGGCCTCCCGAAACCTGGCCTTGGGCGTAGCGCAGGGCCCCGGTGCCCTCGGGGCTCGAGAGGGTGAGGGCGAGGCTTTCCAGGTCCAGCTCCCCCTCCAGGGGAAGCCCTACCCCCGGCACCCGGTAGGCCAGGAAAAGCCTCTTCCCCGCCCCCCGGGCGGCCACGCCCCCCGGGAGGAGGCCCCGGAGGAGGGTAGCCTCCCCCTGGGCCTCCCGCGCCACCAGGTCCAGGCCCAGACCCCCCAGGGTGAGCCGGGGCCAGGCCAAGGCCACCTCCTCCCCCAGCACCGTCCCCCGGAGCCGGGGAAGCCCTTCCCCCTCGAGGGCAACCCTCCCCTCGCGGAAGGCCACCTCCCCCCGCCAGGCCCCGTCCCAGGCCACCTCCCCCTCGAGGTCCCCCCGGAGGCCAAGGCGCAACCCCTCCTTCCCGTACACCCCCGCCACCTGCGCCTCCCGGCCGAGGGCGGCGAGGCGCAGGTTAAGCCCCACCTCCCGCCAAGAACCCCCCACCTCCCCCCAAAGGCGCAAGGGGCCGTAAGCGAAGCCGGAAAGGGCCAGCTCCAGCCCCTCGGGCCCCACCTCCCCCTTTACCCCTTCCCCCTGGAGGGCCACCCGGAAGCCCGGCAAGCCCTCCAGGGCCAAGGCCACCCCCCCATAGGCGTACCGCCCGGAAAGCCAAGGCCCGGGGTAGGTGCCCTCGGCCCAGAGCTCCCCAAGCCCCCGGGGCAAGGGGCCTTGGTAGCGGTAGGCCAGGCGGAAGGGGGCAAGCTCCAGCCGCCCCGTCAGGGGAAGCCCCTCCCCCACAAGGTCCAAGCCCTCCCCCCGGCCCACCAGCCGTACCCCGCCATAGGGGCTTTCCACCGCCCCCTCCCCCCACCACGCCCCCAGGTACCCGGCCTCGGCCCGGTAGCGGTACGCCCCCCGGAAGGAAACCTCCCGGTAGCCCAAGCCCAAGGCCACCTCGCCCTCCAGGCCCGCACAGGCCCCCAAGGGCCTAGGCAGGCAGAAGCGCCCTTCACCCCCGCCCCAAAGCGCCCCCTCCCCCCGAAGGGCAAACCGCCCCGACCCTAGGTCCACCTCGCCCCGCACCCCCCCTTCGGGAAGGGGGTAGGCCACCTGGAGCCGCCCGGAGAGGGCCTCCTGGTACCGCACCTCCCCCAGCACCCTGGGCCCGAGGAACGAGAGGGCAAGCCCCTCCGCCCCGTACGACCCCCGGAACGCCTCCCCATAGGCCTCCCCCTGGAACTCCGCCCGCAAGGGAGAAAGCCAGGCCCGCCCCGCCACCTCCCCTTCCGGCCTGAGGAGCCGGAAGGCCAAAGGACCCTGCCAAGGGCCCTCCCCTTCCGCCACCAGCCGGGCGGGCAGGCCAAAGGGCGTGAGGTCCAGGTCCGCCTCCAGGGAAAGCCGCTCCCCCGCAAGCCTAAGCCGTAAGCCCGAGGCCTCGGCGGAAAGCGCAAGCCCCCCCAGGGAAAACCCTTCCTGGGCGAAGCGGAAGGGAAGGCCCGCCCCCTCCCCCGCCAGAACCCCCTCCCCCGCAAGCCGGGGGGCGAGGAGGGTGCCCCCAAGCCGGGCCGCGGCGGCCAGGTGCGCCTTCCCCACCTCCAGGGCGTAGCGGGCGGCACCGGAAAGGGCAAGCCCCGAAACCTCCCCCTCCGCCGCCAGGCGCCCGGGAAGCCCCTCCCCCTGAAGGCGGAAGCGCAAGGGACCTTCCCCTTGGGCAAGGAGGGTAAGGCCCTTCCTCGAGGCCCGCAGCCACCCCACGTACCCCTCCTTCCCGTAGCCCAGGTCCGCCTCCAGGAGGAACCCCGCCACCTCCCCCCGCCCCCGGGCGAAGAGGCTTAGCCCCTCCCCATAGGCCACCCCCAGGGCCAGGGGGGCCTGCCACCGGACCTCCACCCTCCCTCCTTCCCCCGAAAGCCGCAAAGGACCCTCCTGGACCAAATACCGGAGGCTCCGCAGCGAGCCCTCCCCCCAGTACCTCGTCCCTTCCCAGGAAAGGGCGAGCTCTCCCTCGGCGTAGGAGGAGGCGTGGCGCACCCTCCCTTCCCCCTTAAGCCCGAAGAGGTCCAGGGTGGCCTCGAGGCCCGTCTCCCCCAGGGCCTCCTCCCGGTAAAGCCCCCGCACCCTAAGGGCGCTTAAGGGGCCCTGGAGGCTCAGATCCAGGCCCCGGTAGCGGAAGGCGGCCTCCACCCCCTCCCGGTCCAACCGCCCTCCGCCCACCAACGCCCCAAGGCCCCGAAGCGCCCCCACCCCGGCCTCCCAGGCGAGGCCCACCCCCCGCTTGGGCAGCCACAGGCTAAGCTCCCCATCCTGGTAGGCCAGGGCCAAGGGCTCCTTCCCATAGGCGAGGCGCGCCTCCGCCCTCCCCCTGCCGTCCAGGCCCACCTCCCCCTCCACCCGCCCCGTCAGGGCCAAACCGAAGGCTTCTGCCCAGGGGGCCACCTCCTCCAGGGCAAGGCGCACCCGCCCCTTCTCCAGGGCCACCTCCCCCCCGGGGTAGCGCAGGGCGAGGGCGAGGCCCTCCCCGTACCGCCCCTCCCAGGCGAAGGGAACCCCGGCGAAGCGCCCCTCCCCCTCCAGACGCAGGCGAAGCCCCTCCCCCTGGAAGACCCCCCTCACCTCCCCCTCCCGCCCCAAGGCGCGGAAGGGCAGGGCCAGGCTCCCCTGGTAGGCGAGGCCCTCCCCCGCAAGGCGCACGGGACCCTCCAGGGCATAGCGCACGCCTCCTTCCCGCCACACCCGGCCCCGGAAGGGCAAGGGGTCCAGGTAGGGGAGCCGGGCCTCCCCCTGGACCTCCAGGGCCAAGGCCTCCCAGCTACCCTCCCCCGAGGCCTCCCCGCGGACCTCCACCCCGCCTTGGCGGTAGTGGGCCTTCAGGGCGAGGCGGTAGCCCGAGGGGGAAACCTCCCCCTCGCCCTCCCCATAGGGCCCGAGGAGGCGCACCCTTGCCCGAAGAAGTCCTTCCCCTTGCAAAAGGGCCTCCCCATAGGGGCTTTCCAGGCGGAGCCTCCCCCCTTGGGTGCCCCAGGTGCCCGTGGCCCTTAAGGGGAGGCCCCAAGGGGATAGGTCCAGCCCCTCCGCCTGGAGGAGGAGCCGAAGCCCCCCCTCGTACCCCCCCAGGAGCCGAAGCCCCGGGGCCCTCCCCTCAAGCCGAAAGCCCGCCCCCCGCCCCGAGAAGGCCAAGGCCAAGCCCCCCTTGGGGAAGAAGGCCTCCCCCCGGTAGGCCAGGGCCAGGAGGTCCACCGCTCCTGCCAGCCTCCCTTCCCCCAAAAGGGGCGCCGCTCCCCTTCCCCAAAGGCGCACCGCCCGCCAGGGCCCCTTCCCTTCCAAGGTCCCGTAGGGGGTGGCGAGGCGCACCGCCCCCCCCTCCAGGTCCCCCTCCGCCCAAAGGCGGCCCTCCACCCCCCGGTAGCGGAAGGGGAGGTCCAGGCGGAAGGGGTACCGCCCCCGAAGCCCCACCTCCCCCACCCCCGCCACCCGGAGGGCCTCCCGGTCCAGGGCGAAGGCGAGGGGAGGGAGGCGAAGCCCCTCGGGAAGGGGGGGCGTGAGGTGGCCCTTTAGGCGGAGCTCAGGGTAAACCTCCCCTTCCCCCTCCACATACCCCCCCAGGCGGAGGAAAAGCCGCCTCCCCGCCCCCAAGAACCACCCCTCTATCCCGTAAGGGGTCTTTACCTGGGCGAAGCCGGAAAAGCTCCCATCGTAGGCGAGGTCCGCCCGCAGGGCCAAGGGCCCCAAGGCCGCCTCCCCCTTGAGGCTTAGGGCCTCCCGGTAAGCCAGCAGGAGCCCTCCGGCCCGAAGCCATAGGCCCGGCCCCGGGTCGTAAGCCCCCCTGAAGGGAAGCGCCCCCAAGGGGGTTTTGAGCCTCCCGGAAAGCTCCGCCCCAAGCCGGCGCAAGGAGGCCTCCGCCTCGAGGTACCGCCCCTCCGCCCGAAGCCGCCCCCCCAGGGCCCCCTCCCGGTAGAAGGCCTCGCCGTAAAGGCGCACCTCGTCCAGCGCCCGCACGGGAAGCCCAAGGAGGCGCAAAGCGAGCACCCCCCTTCGGTACGTCCCCTCCCCGTAGGGGCTTTGGAAGCGGAAGCCCGAGGCCTCCTGCGCCACCGCCACGGGGAAGGCGGCATAGGGGGAGGCGTAGCGGAGGAGGGCGGAAAGCCTACCCTCCCTCAGGCGGCCTTCCCCCTCGAGGCTGCCCACCGCCAGGGGCGTGGGGGAAAGGGAAAGGGCCAGGTCGCTCCAGGGGCCCGACAGGGCCAAGGGCCCAAGCCGTCCATAGACCCGCCCCCCCTCCCCCTGCACCTCCCCGGAAAGGTCCAAGGGGGCAAAGAGGGGAAGGCGCACCCCAGGGCTTCTGACCTGGGCCCGGTAGCGCCCTTCCTCCAGGGCCAAGGCCACCTCCGCCTTGCCCTCCAAGGGCCTGGGCCAGGCCAAGACCCCCCCGCCCACAAGGCGGCTCCCCTCCCCCCGAAAGGCCAGGCGGCTTGCCAGGCTATCCCTGAAGGCCACCCGGTAGCCCCTTCCCTCCAGGGCGAAGTCCAGGCGGTAGGTCCGGTCAAAAAGCCGCCCCTCCGCCTCCGCCGCCAAGGAGAAGACCCGGTCAAAGCCAAGCTGCCCCCGGTGGCGGAAGGGTTCCCCTAAAAACCGCCCTTCCCCTTGGAACTCCCCCTTCAGCCTGAGCTCCGCCCAGCCTTCCCCCTCCAGGACCAGCGCCCCCTCCCCCTCCACGGGGAGGGAAAGGCCGAAGTGCCGCGCCAAGGCGGGAAGCTTGGGCCTGCCCTCCAGGCGGAAGCGGTAGCGCTCCCCCTTGAGGTCCACCTCCGCCGCCGCCCATAGGGGCCCCTCGAGGCCCCTGCCCCGAAGGCGCGCCGTCACCCGGTCCCCCTGAAGGCGGATGGGGCCTTCCACCTGGGCCAGGGAAAAGCCCACGAGCTCCACCAGCCCCCCCTCCACCTGGGCCTCCCCCTCCGGGCCCTGAGGGCCCAGCCGCAAGACCCCAAAGAGCCTTCCCCCCTTGAGTCCCTGGTAGAAGAAGGAAAGCCCCGAAACCTCCCCCCTATAGCGCACCTCCCAAGCAGAAAGGTCCTGGGCCAAGGCCCTCGCCTCTCCCCGAAAGCTCCCGCCGGGAAGCCGTGCCAGGAAGCGGTAGGGGTTTTCCCCCACGAGGGTAAGGCGCAAAGGGGGAAGGAAAAGCCTTTTCCCCTGGGGGAGCTCCACCTCGGCGTCCTCCAGGACCAGGCTCCGGAAGACCACCTTAAGGGCGGGCGGGGGGCCTGGTTTTTCCGGGAAGAGGGCCTCCCAGGTGGGCTTAAGCCGGGCGCCCCTCAGGGTGAGGCTTAGGGGAAGCTCCCGGCGCAAAAGCCCCAGGAGGTCATAGCGGAGCCCCACCTCCTCCGCCTCCAAAAAGAGCCCCTCCCCCTGAAGCCTCACCCCCCGCAGGGTGAGGCCCAAGAGGAGGTGGCCCCGCACCTCCTCCACCTGTCCCGAAAACCCCCCCAGGGCCAGGCCCCGGAGCACCGCCCTCTTCAGAAGGGGTGGCCAGGCGAGGAGGCCGAGGAGGAGGACCAGGAGAAGGAGGAAAAGCCCCCGCCGCATCTCCCTAAGCATAGGGAAAGGAGATGAAAACCGCGTGGCAGGGCGGGTTAAAATGCCCTCATGCCGCGCCTGGTGGCCTTGGTGAAGGGAAGGGTGCAAGGGGTGGGGTATCGGGCCTTTGCCCAGAAGAAGG from Thermus sp. LT1-2-5 includes the following:
- the tdh gene encoding L-threonine 3-dehydrogenase; the protein is MRALAKLAPEEGLTLVERPRPEPGPGEVLVRVEAASICGTDLHIWKWDAWARGRVRPPLITGHEFSGVVEAVGPGVKRPQVGDHVSLESHIVCHACPACRTGNYHVCLNTEILGVDRDGGFAEYVVVPAENAWVNPKDLPFEVAAILEPFGNAVHTVYAGSGVSGKSVLITGAGPIGLMAAMVARASGAGPILVSDPNPYRLAFAKPYADRLVNPLEEDLLQVVREVTGSGVEVLLEFSGNESAIHQGLMALIPGGEARILGIPSDPIRFDLAGELVMRGITAYGIAGRRLWQTWMQGTALVYSGRVDLTPLITHRLPLSRYREAFGLLASGQAVKVILDPKA
- a CDS encoding translocation/assembly module TamB domain-containing protein; translation: MRRGLFLLLLVLLLGLLAWPPLLKRAVLRGLALGGFSGQVEEVRGHLLLGLTLRGVRLQGEGLFLEAEEVGLRYDLLGLLRRELPLSLTLRGARLKPTWEALFPEKPGPPPALKVVFRSLVLEDAEVELPQGKRLFLPPLRLTLVGENPYRFLARLPGGSFRGEARALAQDLSAWEVRYRGEVSGLSFFYQGLKGGRLFGVLRLGPQGPEGEAQVEGGLVELVGFSLAQVEGPIRLQGDRVTARLRGRGLEGPLWAAAEVDLKGERYRFRLEGRPKLPALARHFGLSLPVEGEGALVLEGEGWAELRLKGEFQGEGRFLGEPFRHRGQLGFDRVFSLAAEAEGRLFDRTYRLDFALEGRGYRVAFRDSLASRLAFRGEGSRLVGGGVLAWPRPLEGKAEVALALEEGRYRAQVRSPGVRLPLFAPLDLSGEVQGEGGRVYGRLGPLALSGPWSDLALSLSPTPLAVGSLEGEGRLREGRLSALLRYASPYAAFPVAVAQEASGFRFQSPYGEGTYRRGVLALRLLGLPVRALDEVRLYGEAFYREGALGGRLRAEGRYLEAEASLRRLGAELSGRLKTPLGALPFRGAYDPGPGLWLRAGGLLLAYREALSLKGEAALGPLALRADLAYDGSFSGFAQVKTPYGIEGWFLGAGRRLFLRLGGYVEGEGEVYPELRLKGHLTPPLPEGLRLPPLAFALDREALRVAGVGEVGLRGRYPFRLDLPFRYRGVEGRLWAEGDLEGGAVRLATPYGTLEGKGPWRAVRLWGRGAAPLLGEGRLAGAVDLLALAYRGEAFFPKGGLALAFSGRGAGFRLEGRAPGLRLLGGYEGGLRLLLQAEGLDLSPWGLPLRATGTWGTQGGRLRLESPYGEALLQGEGLLRARVRLLGPYGEGEGEVSPSGYRLALKAHYRQGGVEVRGEASGEGSWEALALEVQGEARLPYLDPLPFRGRVWREGGVRYALEGPVRLAGEGLAYQGSLALPFRALGREGEVRGVFQGEGLRLRLEGEGRFAGVPFAWEGRYGEGLALALRYPGGEVALEKGRVRLALEEVAPWAEAFGLALTGRVEGEVGLDGRGRAEARLAYGKEPLALAYQDGELSLWLPKRGVGLAWEAGVGALRGLGALVGGGRLDREGVEAAFRYRGLDLSLQGPLSALRVRGLYREEALGETGLEATLDLFGLKGEGRVRHASSYAEGELALSWEGTRYWGEGSLRSLRYLVQEGPLRLSGEGGRVEVRWQAPLALGVAYGEGLSLFARGRGEVAGFLLEADLGYGKEGYVGWLRASRKGLTLLAQGEGPLRFRLQGEGLPGRLAAEGEVSGLALSGAARYALEVGKAHLAAAARLGGTLLAPRLAGEGVLAGEGAGLPFRFAQEGFSLGGLALSAEASGLRLRLAGERLSLEADLDLTPFGLPARLVAEGEGPWQGPLAFRLLRPEGEVAGRAWLSPLRAEFQGEAYGEAFRGSYGAEGLALSFLGPRVLGEVRYQEALSGRLQVAYPLPEGGVRGEVDLGSGRFALRGEGALWGGGEGRFCLPRPLGACAGLEGEVALGLGYREVSFRGAYRYRAEAGYLGAWWGEGAVESPYGGVRLVGRGEGLDLVGEGLPLTGRLELAPFRLAYRYQGPLPRGLGELWAEGTYPGPWLSGRYAYGGVALALEGLPGFRVALQGEGVKGEVGPEGLELALSGFAYGPLRLWGEVGGSWREVGLNLRLAALGREAQVAGVYGKEGLRLGLRGDLEGEVAWDGAWRGEVAFREGRVALEGEGLPRLRGTVLGEEVALAWPRLTLGGLGLDLVAREAQGEATLLRGLLPGGVAARGAGKRLFLAYRVPGVGLPLEGELDLESLALTLSSPEGTGALRYAQGQVSGGLALEVGGVALRLQGEGAKVGIEGEHPAFPWWAAGAGRLGGEVGLDGAYRLDYRAGEQEVRLEGRLLSAELTATGPYLEGRLAYPPGGELRVDLPLPPLESRFQGRILGEGLRVEGVLAGGVGRVEAQGTLLPLALDLTLQEAALEDFLGRYTPYLKGRVSGSLALKGGGAEGAVSGAVEVAGTRLSLSFKGRLGPGGLSGEGRLGETPFRVALEGERLDLTASPRGFPLHLLLAAVAGPLEGEAYWTGAVRLRVPLADPWRGEGVLVGESLVFRGGEDELRGRAAFRLEGGKVWVEALRLAGRGVWEGGGYWSPQGSDLYLNLKDTVFTPVLQVVPALKPYRPEGSGSLSLRLKGESFQVGFKDFRFRLGPVAGYVPEGLLSLDGGAKAEGELTLTAPFPGQARLGLEGRLEDFRVSAKGEVSLPGLKEATPAEVVFRYPTGLLEVRLGGLEAQGTLFPLRLAGYGRLTLTYPSLYLQEGLLDVKGFFLYQEGGNYHLTANAEVLRARLVFSSARENEARGPKEAGPSQPLPLVFENVRLYAERGVLVQESLVQGEVGGEVYLGGPYQDPYLSGEARPLRGTFRLWDVLFNVVPEGSAIRFSPSLGILPEFTLRATGQARGYVLHLQAEGGFFRENGRVKLRLDPKLTTEPELSELEAYSLLILGTPDLNQVLDALPQTVLSAALESLLVGQLEQELGRVLGLDQFQIRAPLFQGGQLEDTRFSVGKYVTPNLFLGYEVDLRGAQSVFAQYRQDRLTLSLSSRFPVGEGAYQTVAFQLGYELTPTLGLSIGVESGESVRFSVGALYRW